The Lactuca sativa cultivar Salinas chromosome 2, Lsat_Salinas_v11, whole genome shotgun sequence genome includes a window with the following:
- the LOC111883464 gene encoding probable inactive purple acid phosphatase 16 — protein MAKLSNRWGSITVLLLLLRNIVIARPYDRQSDGLTLRKTPSDNYLRVAGGAGEGSSFKVALFADLHFGENAWTDWGPRQDMNSIKVMSTILDSENPDFVVYLGDVITANNLPIHNASFYWNQAISPTRERNIPWASLFGNHDDAPFEWPIDWFSSSRIPQIQCPSNCSEGDECSFKGTSRLELMRNEIEHNSLSYTGFGPQNLWPSVSNYVLTLLSPKTDHKSPLMFMYFLDSGGGSYPEVISNIQSEWFRNKSHELNPDSSIPEIVFWHIPSKAYEKVAKKVAGRRRRTQCVGSMFKEKVAAQEAEMGMMKLLTERPSVKAVFVGHNHGLDWCCPYEKMWLCYARHTGYGGYGSWDRGARIFEVSGEPFTLKSWIRMENGTLHSEVVLSR, from the exons ATGGCGAAATTATCAAACAGATGGGGTTCGATCACCGTTCTCCTTCTTCTCCTGCGAAATATCGTCATTGCCCGGCCATATGACAGGCAGTCCGATGGCCTCACGTTACGGAAAACGCCAAGTGATAATTATCTTCGAGTAGCAGGTGGGGCCGGCGAGGGTTCATCGTTCAAGGTGGCTCTATTCGCCGATCTGCATTTCGGAGAGAATGCTTGGACTGATTGGGGTCCACGACAAGATATGAACTCCATCAAAGTCATGTCCACCATTCTCGATTCAGAAAATCCAG ATTTTGTAGTTTATCTTGGAGATGTGATCACAGCAAACAATTTACCGATTCATAATGCTAGCTTCTACTGGAATCAAGCAATCTCTCCAACTCGAGAAAGGAACATACCATGGGCTAGTTTATTTGGTAACCATGACGATGCACCATTTGAGTGGCCTATCGACTGGTTTTCATCTTCTAGGATTCCTCAAATTCAGTGTCCTTCCAATTGTTCCG AGGGAGATGAGTGTAGCTTCAAGGGAACATCGCGTTTGGAGCTGATGAGAAACGAGATAGAGCATAATTCATTGTCATACACTGGATTTGGTCCTCAAAATCTATGGCCAAGTGTATCTAATTACGTTCTTACTCTTCTATCCCCAAAAACAGATCACAAATCGCCGCTAATGTTCATGTATTTCTTGGATTCCGGTGGCGGATCATACCCAGAAGTCATATCAAACATCCAATCCGAATGGTTCCGCAACAAATCTCACGAATTAAACCCTGATTCAAG CATCCCGGAGATAGTTTTCTGGCATATACCGAGTAAAGCTTATGAGAAGGTGGCTAAGAAAGTTGCAGGTAGACGAAGACGAACTCAATGCGTGGGTTCGATGTTCAAGGAGAAAGTTGCAGCTCAAGAAGCTGAAATGGGAATGATGAAGCTTCTTACAGAAAGACCTTCAGTTAAA GCGGTGTTTGTCGGTCATAACCATGGGCTTGATTGGTGTTGTCCGTATGAGAAGATGTGGTTGTGCTATGCGAGGCATACTGGCTACGGTGGTTATGGAAGCTGGGATCGAGGTGCTAGAATCTTCGAGGTTTCCGGCGAGCCCTTCACCCTGAAATCATGGATTAGAATGGAAAATGGGACATTGCATAGTGAGGTGGTTTTATCGAGGTAG
- the LOC122196740 gene encoding uncharacterized protein LOC122196740 produces the protein MVRCFCGQMAIVRTAWTDKNPGRRFWGCPKEDSTCGFVGWIDPQMCERSKSIIPGLLRSINKLKTEVGKLKEENQMFKYDIGKIKEEKSKLKLYLICSWVFLGLS, from the exons atggtgagGTGTTTCTGTGGTCAAATGGCGATAGTGCGAACGGCTTGGACTGATAAGAACCCTGGTCGACGTTTTTGGGGATGCCCTAAAGAG GATTCGACATGTGGGTTTGTGGGATGGATCGACCCTCAAATGTGTGAACGATCAAAATCAATAATACCTGGGTTGCTGAGATCAATCAACAAGCTAAAGACTGAAGTTGGAAAATTGAAGGAAGAAAATCAAATGTTCAAGTATGATATTGGAAAAATAAAGGAAGAAAAATCAAAACTAAAGTTGTACCTGATATGTAGCTGGGTTTTTTTGGGTTTGTCTTAG
- the LOC111899724 gene encoding uncharacterized protein LOC111899724 — protein sequence MRKRWRTTEYKEKLWNCAKATIVQEFNRSMKEFSEYDIEAYEWLKKIPPLHWTRSHFTGRPITNMLLNNLCEVFNSKLIEEVCRSIASNSNKDHGNKRNKCFYYIARWNSSDKYEVQGPWQDQHVVDMGQRVCSCRKWELTGIPCRHVIAVLFDKADNGEDVGELYTYVHKVHWLETWKEAYSYKVEPIKGRIMWHVSDCPIKINPPPHRNQPGRPKKKRQRSMEEKSQSQAQSQSQTQSQSQTIGASGIDGHGPGGSGKLTRKFIIVTCSKCKNKGHKARTCKGQGGN from the exons ATGAGGAAGAGATGGAGAACTACTGAGTACAAAGAAAAGTTATGGAACTGTGCCAAAGCCACAATAGTGCAAGAATTCAATCGTTCGATGAAAGAGTTTAGTGAATATGACATAGAAGCTTATGAATGGTTGAAGAAGATCCCACCACTACACTGGACTAGAAGCCATTTCACAG GTAGACCAATCACAAACATGCTTTTAAATAACCTATGTGAAGTGTTTAACAGTAAACTGATAGAAG AAGTGTGTAGGTCCATTGCCTCCAACAGCAACAAAGATCATGGAAACAAACGCAACAAATGCTTCTACTACATAGCCAGGTGGAATTCCTCAGACAAGTACGAAGTACAAGGACCATGGCAAGATCAACATGTTGTTGACATGGGCCAAAGGGTATGCAGCTGTAGGAAATGGGAATTAACAGGAATTCCTTGTAGGCATGTGATTGCAGTCTTATTTGATAAAGCTGACAATGGTGAGGATGTGGGTGAACTTTACACTTATGTACACAAGGTGCATTGGCTTGAAACCTGGAAAGAGGCTTATTCCTACAAGGTAGAACCAATCAAAGGTCGTATCATGTGGCATGTTAGTGATTGTCCAATAAAGATCAACCCTCCTCCACATCGTAATCAGCCTGGTAGGCCCAAGAAGAAGAGGCAAAGATCTATGGAGGAAAAATCTCAAAGTCAGGCTCAAAGTCAGAGCCAaactcaaagtcaaagtcaaacaattgGTGCTAGTGGTATAGATGGTCATGGTCCAGGGGGCAGTGGAAAACTCACAAGGAAGTTCATTATTGTCACTTGTAGCAAGTGTAAAAACAAGGGACATAAAGCAAGAACATGTAAGGGGCAAGGAGGAAATTGA